The proteins below are encoded in one region of Streptomyces sp. NBC_00490:
- a CDS encoding DUF2165 domain-containing protein — MATTSPRSALHLAATLLTATVALYMALVAFGNITDFGTNQAFVQHVLAMDTTFKDDDLMWRAITSKGLQDTAYVAIIVWEVLSALVLVYGTWLWTRRDDPRARRFSTYGLLMVMLLFGAGFIAIGGEWFSMWQSENWNGLDAALRVFLLSGVTLVVVQLPSAER, encoded by the coding sequence ATGGCCACGACATCCCCACGCAGCGCACTCCATCTCGCCGCCACCCTGCTCACGGCGACCGTCGCCCTCTACATGGCGCTCGTCGCGTTCGGGAACATCACGGACTTCGGGACGAACCAGGCGTTCGTCCAGCATGTCCTGGCGATGGACACCACCTTCAAGGACGACGACCTGATGTGGCGGGCCATCACCAGCAAGGGACTTCAGGACACGGCGTACGTCGCGATCATCGTGTGGGAGGTGCTCTCGGCCCTGGTGCTGGTCTACGGCACCTGGCTGTGGACCCGGCGCGACGACCCGCGCGCCCGGCGCTTCTCCACGTACGGGCTGCTCATGGTGATGCTGCTCTTCGGTGCCGGGTTCATCGCGATCGGCGGCGAGTGGTTCTCGATGTGGCAGTCGGAGAACTGGAACGGGCTGGACGCGGCGCTGCGGGTGTTCCTGCTGAGCGGGGTCACGCTCGTGGTGGTGCAGTTGCCGTCCGCCGAACGCTAG
- a CDS encoding bifunctional FO biosynthesis protein CofGH — protein MTTSATPGTGPTENSMRRALKRARDGVALDVDEAAVLLQARGAALDDLTASAARVRDVGLQAAGRPGVITYSKSVFIPLTRLCRDKCHYCTFVTVPGKLRRAGHGMFMSPDEVLDIARRGAALGCKEALITLGDKPEDRWPEAREWLDAHGYDDTIAYVRAISIRILEETGLLPHLNPGVMSWTDFQRLKPVAPSMGMMLETTATRLWSEPGGPHHGSPDKEPAVRLRVLEDAGRSSVPFTSGILIGIGETYEERAESLFALRRVARSYHGIQELIIQNFRAKPDTAMRGMPDAELDELVATVAVARHIMGPSACLQAPPNLVDSEYERLIGAGIDDWGGVSPLTIDHVNPERPWPQIEELAERSAAVGFSLRERLCVYPEFVGRGEPWLDPRLLPHVRALADPETGLARPDAVVEGHPWQEPEEAFVSSGRTDLHTTIDTEGRTSDRRDDFDEVYGDWGALREAAAPGMVPERIDTDVRQALRVAADDPTRLTDAEALALLHADGPALDALCGVADDVRKSAVGDDVTYIVTRNINFTNVCYTGCRFCAFAQRRTDADAYTLSLDQVADRAQQAWEVGAVEVCMQGGIHPDLPGTAYFDIAKAVKERVPGMHVHAFSPMEVVNGATRTGMSIREWLTTAKEAGLDSVPGTAAEILDDEVRWVLTKGKLPTATWIEVITTAHEVGIRSSSTMMYGHVDQPRHWLGHLRTLAGIQQRTGGFTEFVTLPFIHTNAPVYLAGIARPGPTMRDNRAVTAMARLLLHPHIPNIQTSWVKLGSEGAAEMLRSGANDLGGTLMEETISRMAGSSYGSYKSVRDLVAVAELAGRPARPRTTLYGEVPEERRRAAAASDGHLPELLPVLD, from the coding sequence ATGACGACTTCCGCGACCCCCGGAACCGGCCCGACCGAGAACTCCATGCGTCGCGCCCTCAAACGCGCCCGTGACGGCGTGGCCCTCGACGTCGACGAGGCCGCGGTCCTCCTCCAGGCCCGCGGCGCGGCCCTCGACGATCTCACCGCCTCCGCCGCCCGCGTCCGTGACGTGGGCCTTCAGGCGGCGGGCCGGCCCGGTGTCATCACGTACTCGAAGAGCGTCTTCATCCCCCTGACCCGGCTGTGCCGGGACAAATGCCACTACTGCACGTTCGTGACCGTCCCCGGCAAGCTGCGTCGCGCCGGGCACGGAATGTTCATGTCCCCGGACGAGGTGCTCGACATAGCCAGGCGCGGGGCCGCGCTGGGTTGCAAGGAAGCGTTGATCACTCTGGGCGACAAGCCGGAGGACCGCTGGCCGGAGGCTCGAGAATGGCTCGACGCGCACGGCTACGACGACACCATCGCCTACGTCCGCGCCATCTCCATCCGCATCCTGGAGGAGACGGGCCTGCTGCCCCACCTGAACCCCGGCGTGATGTCGTGGACGGACTTCCAGCGGCTGAAGCCGGTCGCGCCGTCGATGGGCATGATGCTGGAGACGACGGCCACCCGCCTCTGGTCGGAGCCGGGTGGCCCGCACCACGGCTCCCCCGACAAGGAGCCGGCCGTGCGTCTGCGGGTGCTGGAGGACGCGGGCCGTTCGTCGGTCCCCTTCACCAGCGGCATCCTCATCGGCATCGGCGAGACGTACGAGGAGCGGGCGGAGTCCCTCTTCGCGCTGCGCCGCGTGGCCCGCTCGTACCACGGCATCCAGGAACTGATCATCCAGAACTTCCGCGCCAAGCCGGACACCGCGATGCGCGGCATGCCGGACGCGGAGCTGGACGAGCTGGTGGCGACCGTGGCGGTGGCCCGGCACATCATGGGCCCGTCGGCCTGTCTTCAGGCTCCGCCGAACCTGGTCGACTCCGAGTACGAACGTCTCATCGGCGCCGGCATCGACGACTGGGGCGGGGTCTCGCCGCTGACGATCGACCATGTGAACCCCGAGCGCCCCTGGCCCCAGATCGAGGAGCTGGCCGAGCGTTCGGCCGCCGTCGGCTTCTCCCTGCGGGAACGCCTCTGTGTGTACCCGGAGTTCGTGGGGCGCGGCGAGCCGTGGCTGGACCCGCGGCTGCTGCCGCACGTACGGGCGCTGGCGGACCCGGAGACGGGACTGGCACGTCCCGACGCCGTCGTGGAGGGCCACCCCTGGCAGGAGCCGGAGGAGGCGTTCGTGTCGTCGGGCCGTACGGACCTCCACACCACCATCGACACCGAGGGCCGTACGTCGGACCGCCGCGACGACTTCGACGAGGTGTACGGCGACTGGGGCGCGCTGCGGGAGGCGGCGGCACCGGGGATGGTCCCGGAGCGGATCGACACGGACGTACGCCAGGCCCTGCGGGTGGCGGCCGACGACCCGACCCGTCTGACGGACGCGGAGGCGCTGGCGCTGCTGCACGCGGACGGGCCGGCCCTGGACGCGCTCTGCGGTGTCGCGGACGACGTCCGCAAGTCTGCGGTCGGCGACGACGTCACGTACATCGTCACGCGGAACATCAACTTCACCAACGTCTGCTACACCGGCTGCCGCTTCTGCGCGTTCGCGCAGCGCCGCACGGACGCGGACGCCTACACCCTGTCCCTGGACCAGGTGGCCGACCGCGCCCAACAGGCGTGGGAGGTGGGCGCGGTGGAGGTCTGCATGCAGGGCGGCATCCATCCGGACCTGCCGGGGACGGCGTACTTCGACATCGCGAAGGCGGTGAAGGAACGGGTCCCGGGGATGCACGTCCACGCGTTCTCCCCGATGGAGGTGGTGAACGGCGCGACCCGTACCGGGATGTCGATCCGGGAGTGGCTGACGACGGCGAAGGAGGCGGGGCTGGACTCCGTCCCCGGCACGGCGGCGGAGATCCTGGACGACGAGGTCCGCTGGGTCCTGACCAAGGGCAAGCTGCCGACGGCGACGTGGATCGAGGTCATCACGACGGCGCACGAGGTGGGCATCCGCTCCTCGTCGACGATGATGTACGGCCACGTGGACCAGCCACGGCACTGGCTGGGCCACCTGCGCACCCTCGCCGGCATCCAGCAACGCACGGGCGGCTTCACGGAGTTCGTGACGCTCCCCTTCATCCACACCAACGCGCCGGTGTACTTGGCGGGCATCGCGCGCCCCGGTCCGACGATGCGGGACAACCGGGCGGTGACGGCGATGGCCCGTCTTCTCCTGCACCCCCACATCCCCAACATCCAGACCAGCTGGGTGAAGCTGGGCTCGGAGGGAGCGGCGGAGATGCTGCGCTCGGGCGCCAACGACCTCGGCGGCACGCTGATGGAGGAGACCATCTCGCGGATGGCGGGCTCGTCGTACGGCTCCTACAAGTCGGTACGTGACCTGGTGGCGGTCGCGGAGTTGGCGGGCCGCCCCGCGAGGCCACGCACCACGCTCTACGGCGAGGTCCCGGAGGAACGCCGGCGGGCGGCGGCGGCGTCCGACGGCCACCTGCCGGAGCTGCTGCCGGTGCTGGACTGA
- a CDS encoding LLM class F420-dependent oxidoreductase gives MRISATIFLTDETITPTRLAPELEQRGFAGLYLPEHTHIPVERVTPYPAGGELPPEYGRTLDPFVTLGQAAAVTERLGLGTGITLVAQHDPIDLAKQIATLDHLSGGRFTLGLGFGWNVEEAADHGVAWRTRRELVRDRMALMRALWSEEPAAYESEFGSVRASHAYPKPVQKPRGPVVGPRTLVGGAAGPKLFSHICEYADGWLPIGGRGLTESLPVLRAAWADAGRDPEALQIVPYAVFPTPGKLAHYAELGIEEVVVQLPPEGESEVLRVLDEYAAYV, from the coding sequence ATGCGTATCTCCGCGACGATCTTCCTCACCGACGAGACGATCACCCCGACCCGGCTCGCCCCTGAGCTGGAGCAGCGGGGGTTCGCCGGCCTGTATCTGCCCGAGCACACCCACATCCCGGTGGAGCGTGTGACGCCGTACCCGGCGGGCGGCGAGCTGCCCCCTGAGTACGGCCGCACCCTGGACCCCTTCGTCACGCTCGGTCAGGCGGCGGCGGTGACCGAGCGGCTAGGCCTCGGCACCGGCATCACCCTGGTCGCCCAGCACGATCCGATCGACCTCGCCAAGCAGATCGCCACGCTGGATCACCTGTCCGGCGGCCGGTTCACCCTGGGCCTCGGCTTCGGCTGGAACGTGGAGGAAGCCGCCGATCACGGCGTCGCATGGCGCACCCGGCGCGAGCTCGTACGGGACCGGATGGCCCTGATGCGCGCGCTGTGGTCGGAGGAACCGGCCGCGTACGAGAGCGAGTTCGGGAGCGTACGGGCCTCGCACGCGTACCCCAAGCCGGTCCAGAAGCCGCGCGGCCCGGTGGTGGGGCCGCGGACCCTGGTCGGCGGTGCGGCGGGCCCGAAACTCTTCTCCCACATCTGCGAGTACGCCGACGGGTGGCTGCCGATCGGCGGGCGCGGCCTGACGGAGTCGCTGCCGGTGCTGCGCGCCGCCTGGGCGGACGCGGGCCGCGACCCGGAGGCCCTCCAGATCGTCCCGTACGCGGTCTTCCCGACCCCGGGCAAGCTCGCGCACTATGCGGAACTCGGCATCGAGGAGGTCGTCGTCCAGCTCCCGCCGGAAGGCGAGTCGGAGGTCCTGCGGGTGCTGGACGAATACGCCGCGTACGTCTGA
- a CDS encoding CehA/McbA family metallohydrolase, which yields MCDDNELHHSIGRRTLLVTGTAAALTLGSVTFAAAADGDQETRTIRGTLPTGSPDFVYVPVEVPSGVREIKVSYTYDRPSVPAGTAGNALDIGIFDERGTELGGPGFRGWSGGARSEFFLRADDATPGYLPGRVRAGTWHIALGPYTVAPQGLSYEITVTLTYGEEGPVVEPVYPPGRAKGRGRAWYRGDCHLHSWYSDGRRTPAEIAALARAAGLDFINTSEHNTHAAHAHWADEAGDDLLIMLGEEVTTRNGHVVALGTDPGTFVDWRYRARDHRFGRFARRIRKAGGLVVPAHPHATCIGCNWKFGFGEADAVEVWNGPYTPDDEVALADWDGMLVASVREGRDWIPAMGNSDAHRDPDVVGLPQTVVLADDLSREAIQEGIRAGRSYVAESKNVSLSFTATGGKGEHADIGGRLAAAPDTPVTVRLEVAGAPRCTVRFVTDQGVLFTGGPLPVAGSGVFEWRTTPAYAAYVRAELRHETATGPLPGALAAFTNPVFLGRVH from the coding sequence ATGTGTGACGACAACGAGCTCCATCACAGCATCGGAAGACGCACACTCCTCGTGACGGGAACCGCCGCCGCGCTTACGTTGGGAAGCGTGACCTTCGCCGCGGCCGCCGACGGTGACCAGGAGACCAGGACGATCCGGGGCACCCTGCCCACCGGATCCCCCGACTTCGTGTACGTGCCGGTCGAAGTCCCTTCCGGCGTGCGGGAGATCAAGGTCTCCTACACCTACGACCGCCCCTCCGTCCCGGCGGGCACGGCCGGCAACGCCCTCGACATCGGCATCTTCGACGAGCGGGGGACGGAGCTGGGCGGGCCGGGCTTCCGGGGCTGGTCGGGAGGGGCGCGCAGCGAGTTCTTCCTCCGGGCCGACGACGCGACGCCGGGGTACCTCCCGGGGCGGGTGCGCGCGGGCACCTGGCACATCGCGCTCGGCCCGTACACGGTGGCGCCGCAGGGGCTGTCGTACGAGATCACCGTCACGCTCACCTACGGCGAAGAGGGTCCCGTCGTCGAGCCGGTCTACCCGCCCGGGCGGGCGAAGGGGCGGGGCCGTGCCTGGTACCGGGGCGACTGCCATCTGCACTCCTGGTACTCCGACGGCCGCCGCACCCCGGCCGAGATCGCGGCCCTCGCCCGGGCGGCGGGCCTGGACTTCATCAACACCTCGGAGCACAACACCCATGCCGCGCACGCCCATTGGGCCGACGAGGCGGGCGACGACCTGCTGATCATGCTGGGCGAGGAGGTCACCACGAGGAACGGCCATGTGGTGGCGCTCGGCACCGACCCGGGCACCTTCGTCGACTGGCGCTACCGGGCCCGCGACCACCGCTTCGGCCGTTTCGCCCGCCGGATCCGCAAGGCCGGGGGGCTGGTCGTCCCCGCCCATCCGCACGCCACCTGCATCGGCTGCAACTGGAAGTTCGGCTTCGGCGAGGCGGACGCGGTCGAGGTGTGGAACGGCCCCTACACGCCCGACGACGAGGTGGCGCTGGCCGACTGGGACGGCATGCTCGTGGCGTCCGTACGCGAGGGTCGGGACTGGATTCCGGCCATGGGCAACAGCGACGCCCACCGGGACCCGGACGTCGTCGGCCTGCCCCAGACCGTCGTCCTCGCCGACGACCTGTCCCGCGAGGCGATCCAGGAGGGGATCCGGGCGGGGCGGTCGTATGTCGCCGAGTCGAAGAACGTGTCGCTGAGCTTCACGGCGACCGGCGGCAAGGGCGAACACGCCGATATCGGCGGGCGGTTGGCGGCGGCCCCGGACACGCCGGTGACGGTACGCCTGGAGGTGGCGGGCGCGCCCCGCTGCACCGTCCGGTTCGTGACCGACCAGGGGGTGCTGTTCACCGGCGGGCCGCTGCCGGTGGCGGGGTCGGGGGTGTTCGAGTGGCGGACCACGCCTGCCTACGCGGCGTACGTGCGGGCGGAGTTGCGGCACGAGACGGCGACCGGACCACTGCCGGGCGCGCTCGCGGCGTTCACCAACCCGGTCTTCCTGGGCCGGGTCCATTAG
- a CDS encoding endonuclease/exonuclease/phosphatase family protein, translated as MRVVTWNLWWRFGPWVERQKAIVAVLRELRPDVVGLQEVWADRRSGDNLAAWLAGELGLHWTWAASHAPERWRRRIGDPALDIGNAVLSRWPVLEQDVLRLPAPADLDDGRLALHARLAAPDHPVPFFTTHLASPLHASAVRREQVTALAEFVAAHRDGTVFPPVVTGDFNAWPDSDEIRLFGGLRTAPVVPGQVFFDAWEYADPAAPATTWGPANPYVHPGLGPGGRIDYIHVGGPAGPAGEGTVLGVRRAGNGPVDGVWPSDHAAVVADLASRHP; from the coding sequence ATGCGCGTGGTGACGTGGAACCTGTGGTGGCGGTTCGGCCCGTGGGTCGAGCGGCAGAAGGCGATCGTCGCCGTCCTGCGGGAGCTGCGGCCCGACGTCGTGGGCCTGCAGGAGGTGTGGGCCGATCGCCGCAGCGGGGACAACCTCGCCGCCTGGCTCGCCGGGGAGCTCGGACTGCACTGGACCTGGGCCGCCTCGCACGCGCCCGAGCGCTGGCGGCGGCGGATCGGGGACCCGGCGCTCGACATCGGCAACGCGGTGCTGAGCCGCTGGCCGGTGCTGGAACAGGACGTCCTGCGCCTGCCCGCCCCGGCCGACCTGGACGACGGCCGCCTCGCCCTCCACGCGCGGCTGGCCGCCCCCGACCACCCCGTCCCCTTCTTCACGACCCACCTCGCCTCACCCCTGCACGCCTCGGCCGTACGCCGTGAACAGGTCACCGCCCTCGCCGAGTTCGTCGCCGCACACCGGGACGGCACCGTCTTCCCGCCCGTCGTGACCGGCGATTTCAACGCCTGGCCCGACTCCGACGAGATCCGCCTCTTCGGCGGCCTGCGGACCGCTCCCGTCGTTCCCGGCCAGGTCTTCTTCGACGCCTGGGAGTACGCCGACCCGGCCGCCCCCGCCACCACCTGGGGCCCGGCGAACCCGTACGTCCACCCGGGCCTGGGACCGGGCGGCCGTATCGACTACATCCACGTCGGCGGCCCGGCCGGTCCGGCAGGGGAGGGCACGGTGTTGGGGGTGCGGCGGGCCGGGAACGGACCGGTGGACGGGGTGTGGCCGTCCGATCACGCGGCGGTGGTCGCCGACCTCGCGTCCCGGCATCCGTGA
- a CDS encoding nitroreductase/quinone reductase family protein — translation MPRHNERKYRAVSALQRRIGNPILRRLPFQTLLETTGRTSGLPRPTPVGGRRVGDSFWLVSEFGERSQYVRNIQADPRVRVRLRGRWHTGTAHLLPDDDPIARLRGLPRMNSTAVRAMGSGLLTVRVDLDG, via the coding sequence ATGCCCCGCCACAACGAACGCAAGTACCGTGCCGTGTCCGCCCTCCAGCGCCGGATCGGCAACCCGATCCTGCGCCGCCTCCCCTTCCAGACCCTGCTGGAGACGACCGGCCGCACCTCCGGCCTCCCCCGCCCGACCCCGGTCGGCGGCCGCCGGGTCGGGGACTCCTTCTGGCTGGTCTCCGAGTTCGGCGAACGCTCCCAGTACGTCCGCAACATCCAGGCCGACCCGCGCGTCCGGGTCCGCCTGCGCGGCCGCTGGCACACCGGAACGGCCCATCTCCTGCCCGACGACGACCCGATCGCCCGGCTGCGGGGTCTGCCGCGCATGAACAGCACGGCCGTGCGGGCGATGGGGTCGGGACTGCTGACGGTACGGGTGGACCTGGACGGCTAG
- a CDS encoding aldehyde dehydrogenase family protein: MTSKQRLFVGGAWAEPEGGHYEVVDPATERTVGWAPEASRDQVHAACAAAREAFGPWSRTAPEERAAILARAADVIRSRFAEYAELAQAETGATTGTARAMQVGVAAARFQRYARVEPAEWAIPPQINEAGPMGRAGIMGALAVRQPVGVVTCITSYNNPWANPAGKIAPALAMGNTVVVKPAPQDPLSVYRMAEALEAAGVPRGVVNVVSGRSVEVGEAAVDSPDVDMVSFTGSTAVGQRIGEVCGRGMKRQLMELGGKGAALVFDDADIASAVAGIGTTFSFYSGQICTAPTRVLAQRGVYQRLVDGLAAYAGHLKVGDPRAADTVVGPVISAEHRERVESYVDIGRKEGAVVVAGGERPSYDHGFYVAPTLLADCTSGMRVVREEIFGPVVSVVPFDDEEEGIALAGDSEYGLIDYVWSGDVARAFRVARRLRAGGVGVNTVGRNMEAPFGGFRKSGVGRDVGSYALHAYSEVQAIVWPG; the protein is encoded by the coding sequence GTGACCTCGAAGCAGCGGCTGTTCGTCGGCGGGGCGTGGGCCGAGCCGGAGGGCGGGCACTACGAGGTCGTCGATCCGGCGACCGAGCGGACCGTCGGGTGGGCACCGGAGGCCTCGCGGGATCAGGTGCACGCGGCCTGTGCCGCGGCCCGCGAGGCCTTCGGGCCGTGGTCGCGCACGGCGCCCGAGGAGCGGGCGGCGATCCTCGCGCGGGCCGCCGATGTCATCCGGTCCCGGTTCGCGGAGTACGCCGAGCTCGCCCAGGCCGAGACCGGTGCCACGACCGGGACCGCGCGGGCGATGCAGGTCGGGGTCGCGGCCGCCCGTTTCCAGCGGTACGCGCGCGTGGAGCCCGCCGAGTGGGCGATCCCGCCGCAGATCAACGAGGCCGGACCGATGGGCAGGGCGGGGATCATGGGCGCGCTGGCCGTCCGCCAGCCCGTCGGGGTCGTCACCTGCATCACCTCGTACAACAACCCCTGGGCCAACCCGGCCGGCAAGATCGCCCCCGCCCTCGCCATGGGCAACACGGTCGTCGTGAAGCCCGCCCCGCAGGACCCGCTGTCGGTGTACCGGATGGCCGAGGCGCTGGAGGCCGCCGGGGTACCGAGGGGCGTGGTCAACGTGGTCTCCGGCCGGTCCGTCGAGGTCGGTGAGGCCGCCGTGGACTCGCCCGACGTCGACATGGTCTCCTTCACCGGCTCCACCGCGGTCGGGCAGCGCATCGGCGAGGTGTGCGGGCGCGGCATGAAACGGCAGCTCATGGAGCTGGGCGGGAAGGGGGCGGCACTCGTCTTCGACGACGCGGACATCGCCTCCGCCGTGGCCGGGATCGGGACCACCTTCTCCTTCTACAGCGGGCAGATCTGCACCGCGCCCACCCGGGTGCTGGCGCAACGCGGGGTGTACCAGCGGCTCGTGGACGGCCTCGCCGCCTATGCCGGGCATCTGAAGGTGGGGGACCCACGGGCGGCGGACACCGTCGTCGGGCCGGTGATCTCCGCCGAGCACCGGGAGCGGGTGGAGTCCTACGTCGACATCGGGCGCAAGGAGGGCGCGGTGGTGGTCGCGGGCGGCGAGAGGCCCTCGTACGACCATGGCTTCTACGTCGCTCCCACCCTCCTCGCCGACTGCACGAGCGGGATGCGGGTCGTCCGGGAGGAGATCTTCGGACCGGTCGTGTCCGTGGTGCCCTTCGACGACGAGGAGGAGGGCATCGCCCTCGCCGGCGACTCCGAGTACGGCCTCATCGACTACGTCTGGTCCGGGGACGTGGCCCGTGCCTTCCGCGTGGCGCGGCGACTGCGGGCCGGCGGGGTGGGGGTGAACACCGTCGGGCGGAACATGGAGGCACCGTTCGGGGGGTTCAGGAAGAGCGGGGTCGGGCGGGACGTCGGATCGTACGCGCTGCACGCGTACAGCGAGGTCCAGGCGATCGTCTGGCCGGGGTGA
- a CDS encoding N-acyl-D-amino-acid deacylase family protein: protein MLDHVIKGASVVDGTGAPAYTADLGIRDGRIAVIGTVTEEARTTEDAAGLVLAPGFVDPHTHYDAQLFWDPYATPSLNHGVTTVAAGNCGFTLAPLHPDRPEDADYTRRMMSRVEGMSLVALEEGAPWSWSSFGEYLDALEGRIAVNAGFMVGHCALRRYVMGAEAVGGQPTEEQLDEMLRLFHAAMDAGAWGLSTTQSSTHSDGDGRPVASRHAEPAELVALAKAVGEHEGTQIEAIVAGCLDQFSDAEIDLFVEMTAAAGRPLNWNVLTIDASVPERVPRQLFASEQARKAGGRIVALTMPILTPMNMSLGTFCALNLIPGWGPILGLPVPERIARLRDPDVRVEMLRRADSKEAGVFRRLAHFGRYVIGDTYSEANRGLSGRVVRDIAEERGQDAFQCLVEICAADDLRTVLWPMPTDNDPASWALRAETWQHEDVMLGGSDAGAHLDRMCGAPYTTRFIGDCLRGRKLATLEQAVKMLTDDPAQLFGLRERGRIQEGFHADLVLFDPERIAAGTATLVHDLPGDSPRLDSKALGIRAVWVNGVEAIRDDVVSGAVPGRVLRSGRDTRTVATK, encoded by the coding sequence ATGCTCGATCACGTCATCAAAGGCGCTTCCGTCGTCGACGGCACCGGCGCGCCCGCCTACACCGCCGACCTCGGCATCCGTGACGGTCGTATCGCCGTCATCGGTACCGTCACCGAAGAAGCCCGCACCACCGAGGACGCCGCAGGCCTCGTCCTCGCGCCCGGGTTCGTGGACCCCCACACGCACTACGACGCCCAGCTGTTCTGGGACCCCTACGCGACCCCCTCCCTCAATCACGGTGTCACGACCGTCGCCGCCGGGAACTGCGGGTTCACGCTCGCGCCTCTCCATCCCGACCGGCCCGAGGACGCCGACTACACGCGTCGGATGATGTCCCGGGTCGAGGGGATGTCGCTGGTCGCCCTGGAGGAAGGGGCGCCCTGGAGCTGGAGCTCCTTCGGGGAGTATCTGGACGCTCTTGAGGGGCGGATCGCGGTCAACGCCGGGTTTATGGTGGGGCATTGCGCCCTGCGGCGGTATGTCATGGGGGCGGAGGCGGTCGGGGGGCAGCCCACTGAGGAGCAACTCGACGAGATGCTGAGGCTGTTCCACGCGGCCATGGACGCCGGGGCCTGGGGGCTGTCCACCACCCAGTCGTCCACGCACTCCGACGGTGACGGGCGGCCCGTCGCCTCCCGGCATGCCGAGCCCGCCGAACTCGTCGCTCTGGCCAAGGCGGTCGGGGAGCACGAGGGGACGCAGATCGAGGCGATCGTCGCCGGGTGCCTCGACCAGTTCAGTGACGCCGAGATCGATCTGTTCGTGGAGATGACCGCGGCGGCGGGACGGCCCCTCAACTGGAACGTCCTCACCATCGACGCCTCCGTCCCCGAACGCGTGCCCCGGCAGCTGTTCGCCAGTGAGCAGGCACGGAAGGCCGGCGGGCGGATCGTCGCGCTGACCATGCCGATCCTCACGCCGATGAACATGTCGCTGGGCACCTTCTGCGCGCTCAACCTCATCCCCGGGTGGGGGCCGATCCTAGGGCTGCCCGTGCCCGAGCGGATCGCCAGGCTCCGGGACCCGGACGTACGGGTGGAGATGCTCCGGCGCGCCGACTCCAAGGAGGCGGGCGTCTTCCGGCGGCTCGCGCACTTCGGGCGGTACGTCATCGGCGACACGTACAGCGAGGCGAACCGCGGGCTCAGCGGGCGGGTCGTGCGGGACATCGCCGAGGAGCGGGGGCAGGACGCCTTCCAGTGCCTCGTCGAGATCTGTGCCGCCGACGATCTGCGGACCGTCCTGTGGCCCATGCCCACCGACAACGACCCCGCCTCCTGGGCGCTGCGCGCCGAGACCTGGCAGCACGAGGACGTCATGCTCGGCGGTTCCGACGCGGGGGCGCACCTGGACCGGATGTGCGGGGCGCCGTACACGACCCGGTTCATCGGGGACTGTCTGCGCGGGCGGAAGCTCGCCACCCTGGAGCAGGCGGTGAAGATGCTCACCGACGACCCGGCCCAGCTCTTCGGACTCAGGGAACGCGGGCGGATCCAGGAGGGCTTCCATGCGGACCTCGTGCTCTTCGACCCGGAGCGGATCGCCGCGGGCACGGCCACCCTGGTGCACGACCTGCCGGGTGACAGTCCGCGGCTGGACTCCAAGGCCCTCGGGATACGGGCCGTGTGGGTCAACGGGGTCGAGGCGATCCGGGACGACGTGGTGAGCGGGGCCGTGCCGGGCAGGGTGCTGCGGTCGGGCCGGGACACCCGGACGGTGGCGACCAAGTGA